From one Eulemur rufifrons isolate Redbay chromosome 23, OSU_ERuf_1, whole genome shotgun sequence genomic stretch:
- the ZDHHC7 gene encoding palmitoyltransferase ZDHHC7 isoform X2 yields the protein MYVCVCVSVCVAHEPRQLFVTPSLGGVCVCVCVCPPEPHQLCVTPSLGCVGEIMQPSGHRLRDVEHHPLLTENDNYDSSSSSSSSEADMADRVWFIRDGCGMICAVMTWLLVVYADFVVTFVMLLPSKDFWYSVVNGVIFNCLAVLALSSHLRTMLTDPGAVPKGNATKEYMESLQLKPGEVIYKCPKCCCIKPERAHHCSICKRCIRKMDHHCPWVNNCVGEKNQRFFVLFTMYIALSSVHALILCGFQFISCVRGQWTECSDFSPPITVILLIFLCLEGLLFFTFTAVMFGTQIHSICNDETEIERLKSEKPTWERRLRWEGMKSVFGGPPSLLWMNPFVGFRFRRLPMRPRKGGPEFSV from the exons atgtatgtatgtgtgtgtgtgagtgtgtgtgttgcCCATGAGCCTCGCCAGCTCTTTGTCACCCCCTCtctagggggtgtgtgtgtgtgtgtgtgtgtgtgtccccctgaGCCTCACCAGCTCTGTGTCACCCCCTCTCTAGGGTGTGTCGGGGAAATCATGCAGCCATCAGGACACAGGCTCCGGGACGTTGAGCATCATCCTCTCCTGACTGAAAACGACAATTATGACTCTTcgtcatcctcctcttcctccgagGCTGACATGGCAGACAGGGTCTGGTTCATCCGTGACGGCTGTGGCATGATCTGTGCCGTCATGACGTGGCTTCTGGTCGTCTATGCAGACTTTGTGGTGACGTTTGTCATGCTGCTGCCTTCCAAAGACTTCTGGTACTCCGTGGTCAACGGGGTCATCTTCAACTGCCTGGCCGTGCTCGCCCTGTCGTCCCACCTGAGAACCATGCTCACCGACCCC GGGGCAGTGCCCAAAGGAAACGCTACGAAGGAGTACATGGAGAGCTTGCAGCTGAAGCCGGGCGAGGTGATCTACAAGTGTCCCAAGTGCTGCTGCATCAAGCCAGAGCGCGCCCACCACTGCAG TATTTGCAAAAGATGTATTCGGAAGATGGATCACCACTGCCCGTGGGTGAACAACTGTGTAGGAGAAAAGAATCAGAGATTTTTTGTGCTCTTCAct ATGTACATAGCTCTGTCTTCAGTGCACGctctgattctctgtggatttcAGTTCATTTCCTGTGTCCGAGGGCAGTGGACTG AATGCAGTGACTTTTCACCTCCAATAACTGTAATCCTGTTGATCTTCCTGTGCCTTGAGGGTctcctgtttttcactttcacCGCAGTCATGTTTGGCACCCAGATCCACTCCATATGCAATGACGAGACG GAGATTGAGAGACTGAAGAGTGAGAAGCCCACGTGGGAGCGGAGGCTTCGGTGGGAAGGGATGAAGTCTGTCTTTGGGGGGCCCCCTTCGCTCCTCTGGATGAACCCCTTCGTTGGCTTCCGATTTAGGCGCCTGCCAATGAGACCCAGAAAAGGAGGCCCGGAGTTCTCTGTGTGA
- the ZDHHC7 gene encoding palmitoyltransferase ZDHHC7 isoform X1 has translation MYVCVCVSVCVAHEPRQLFVTPSLGGVCVCVCVCPPEPHQLCVTPSLGCVGEIMQPSGHRLRDVEHHPLLTENDNYDSSSSSSSSEADMADRVWFIRDGCGMICAVMTWLLVVYADFVVTFVMLLPSKDFWYSVVNGVIFNCLAVLALSSHLRTMLTDPVSAHRVTPQTVATVKAGPDPSFTGSYGETTSVQSCLLGAVPKGNATKEYMESLQLKPGEVIYKCPKCCCIKPERAHHCSICKRCIRKMDHHCPWVNNCVGEKNQRFFVLFTMYIALSSVHALILCGFQFISCVRGQWTECSDFSPPITVILLIFLCLEGLLFFTFTAVMFGTQIHSICNDETEIERLKSEKPTWERRLRWEGMKSVFGGPPSLLWMNPFVGFRFRRLPMRPRKGGPEFSV, from the exons atgtatgtatgtgtgtgtgtgagtgtgtgtgttgcCCATGAGCCTCGCCAGCTCTTTGTCACCCCCTCtctagggggtgtgtgtgtgtgtgtgtgtgtgtgtccccctgaGCCTCACCAGCTCTGTGTCACCCCCTCTCTAGGGTGTGTCGGGGAAATCATGCAGCCATCAGGACACAGGCTCCGGGACGTTGAGCATCATCCTCTCCTGACTGAAAACGACAATTATGACTCTTcgtcatcctcctcttcctccgagGCTGACATGGCAGACAGGGTCTGGTTCATCCGTGACGGCTGTGGCATGATCTGTGCCGTCATGACGTGGCTTCTGGTCGTCTATGCAGACTTTGTGGTGACGTTTGTCATGCTGCTGCCTTCCAAAGACTTCTGGTACTCCGTGGTCAACGGGGTCATCTTCAACTGCCTGGCCGTGCTCGCCCTGTCGTCCCACCTGAGAACCATGCTCACCGACCCCGTGAGTGCTCACCGCGTCACGCCACAGACTGTGGCCACGG TGAAAGCTGGGCCGGATCCGTCCTTCACGGGCAGTTACGGTGAGACCACGTCTGTGCAAAGCTGCTTGCTC GGGGCAGTGCCCAAAGGAAACGCTACGAAGGAGTACATGGAGAGCTTGCAGCTGAAGCCGGGCGAGGTGATCTACAAGTGTCCCAAGTGCTGCTGCATCAAGCCAGAGCGCGCCCACCACTGCAG TATTTGCAAAAGATGTATTCGGAAGATGGATCACCACTGCCCGTGGGTGAACAACTGTGTAGGAGAAAAGAATCAGAGATTTTTTGTGCTCTTCAct ATGTACATAGCTCTGTCTTCAGTGCACGctctgattctctgtggatttcAGTTCATTTCCTGTGTCCGAGGGCAGTGGACTG AATGCAGTGACTTTTCACCTCCAATAACTGTAATCCTGTTGATCTTCCTGTGCCTTGAGGGTctcctgtttttcactttcacCGCAGTCATGTTTGGCACCCAGATCCACTCCATATGCAATGACGAGACG GAGATTGAGAGACTGAAGAGTGAGAAGCCCACGTGGGAGCGGAGGCTTCGGTGGGAAGGGATGAAGTCTGTCTTTGGGGGGCCCCCTTCGCTCCTCTGGATGAACCCCTTCGTTGGCTTCCGATTTAGGCGCCTGCCAATGAGACCCAGAAAAGGAGGCCCGGAGTTCTCTGTGTGA
- the ZDHHC7 gene encoding palmitoyltransferase ZDHHC7 isoform X3 — MQPSGHRLRDVEHHPLLTENDNYDSSSSSSSSEADMADRVWFIRDGCGMICAVMTWLLVVYADFVVTFVMLLPSKDFWYSVVNGVIFNCLAVLALSSHLRTMLTDPVSAHRVTPQTVATVKAGPDPSFTGSYGETTSVQSCLLGAVPKGNATKEYMESLQLKPGEVIYKCPKCCCIKPERAHHCSICKRCIRKMDHHCPWVNNCVGEKNQRFFVLFTMYIALSSVHALILCGFQFISCVRGQWTECSDFSPPITVILLIFLCLEGLLFFTFTAVMFGTQIHSICNDETEIERLKSEKPTWERRLRWEGMKSVFGGPPSLLWMNPFVGFRFRRLPMRPRKGGPEFSV, encoded by the exons ATGCAGCCATCAGGACACAGGCTCCGGGACGTTGAGCATCATCCTCTCCTGACTGAAAACGACAATTATGACTCTTcgtcatcctcctcttcctccgagGCTGACATGGCAGACAGGGTCTGGTTCATCCGTGACGGCTGTGGCATGATCTGTGCCGTCATGACGTGGCTTCTGGTCGTCTATGCAGACTTTGTGGTGACGTTTGTCATGCTGCTGCCTTCCAAAGACTTCTGGTACTCCGTGGTCAACGGGGTCATCTTCAACTGCCTGGCCGTGCTCGCCCTGTCGTCCCACCTGAGAACCATGCTCACCGACCCCGTGAGTGCTCACCGCGTCACGCCACAGACTGTGGCCACGG TGAAAGCTGGGCCGGATCCGTCCTTCACGGGCAGTTACGGTGAGACCACGTCTGTGCAAAGCTGCTTGCTC GGGGCAGTGCCCAAAGGAAACGCTACGAAGGAGTACATGGAGAGCTTGCAGCTGAAGCCGGGCGAGGTGATCTACAAGTGTCCCAAGTGCTGCTGCATCAAGCCAGAGCGCGCCCACCACTGCAG TATTTGCAAAAGATGTATTCGGAAGATGGATCACCACTGCCCGTGGGTGAACAACTGTGTAGGAGAAAAGAATCAGAGATTTTTTGTGCTCTTCAct ATGTACATAGCTCTGTCTTCAGTGCACGctctgattctctgtggatttcAGTTCATTTCCTGTGTCCGAGGGCAGTGGACTG AATGCAGTGACTTTTCACCTCCAATAACTGTAATCCTGTTGATCTTCCTGTGCCTTGAGGGTctcctgtttttcactttcacCGCAGTCATGTTTGGCACCCAGATCCACTCCATATGCAATGACGAGACG GAGATTGAGAGACTGAAGAGTGAGAAGCCCACGTGGGAGCGGAGGCTTCGGTGGGAAGGGATGAAGTCTGTCTTTGGGGGGCCCCCTTCGCTCCTCTGGATGAACCCCTTCGTTGGCTTCCGATTTAGGCGCCTGCCAATGAGACCCAGAAAAGGAGGCCCGGAGTTCTCTGTGTGA